One stretch of Euphorbia lathyris chromosome 7, ddEupLath1.1, whole genome shotgun sequence DNA includes these proteins:
- the LOC136235001 gene encoding cyclin-D3-1-like, with protein MAKHCPISNPSSFFLNDALYCSEDNNWDGGEVVDFDNFQDQHFPPILLPQDLTWEDDELSSLFSKQDPNQLYKKLETNPSLAQARRDAVDWILKVNAHYSFTVLSSVLAINYLDRFLFKFDLQTEKPWMTQLVAVACLSLAAKLEETQVPLLLDLQVEDSKYVFEAKTIQRMELLVLSTLEWRMNPVTPLSFIDYIARRLGFKDYLCWEFIRRSELIVLSIISDSRSLPYLPSVIASATMLHVINGIQPSIGDEFESQLSGILGIDKEEEENVNECKEMIMEYYRMESKKRKYGWYPGSPKCVMDVSFSSESSNDSWAVGSVSSSPEQPTKKSRANQNADTSSLIPNLSF; from the exons ATGGCAAAACATTGTCCCATCTCAAacccttcttctttctttctcaaTGATGCTCTTTACTGCTCAGAAGATAATAACTGGGATGGAGGAGAAGttgttgattttgataattttcaaGATCAACACTTTCCCCCAATCTTGCTACCACAAGACTTAACTTGGGAAGATGATGAACTTTCCTCTTTGTTTTCAAAACAAGACCCAAATCAACTATATAAAAAACTAGAAACAAACCCATCTCTAGCTCAAGCTCGCCGTGATGCTGTGGATTGGATACTTAAAGTCAATGCTCACTACTCATTCACCGTTCTATCTTCAGTTTTGGCCATAAATTATCTCGATAGGTTCCTATTTAAGTTCGATCTTCAGACAGAGAAGCCATGGATGACCCAACTCGTAGCTGTGGCTTGTCTTTCTTTAGCAGCAAAACTGGAGGAGACCCAAGTCCCACTTCTGTTGGACCTACAG GTGGAGGACAGTAAGTATGTGTTTGAGGCTAAAACTATACAAAGAATGGAGCTTTTAGTACTTTCCACGCTTGAATGGAGAATGAACCCTGTGACTCCATTATCGTTTATCGATTACATAGCAAGGAGGCTTGGATTTAAGGATTATCTCTGCTGGGAATTTATCCGGAGATCCGAGCTTATTGTTCTCTCTATAATCTCAGATTCCAGGTCTTTACCTTATCTTCCTAGTGTAATTGCATCTGCAACAATGCTGCATGTAATCAATGGTATACAACCCAGTATCGGAGATGAATTTGAAAGCCAACTATCGGGGATTCTCGGAATTGATAAG gaggaggaggagaatgtgAATGAGTGCAAAGAGATGATAATGGAATATTACAGGATGgaatcaaagaaaaggaagtacggTTGGTATCCGGGTAGTCCAAAATGTGTAATGGATGTATCATTTAGTTCAGAGAGTTCAAATGATAGTTGGGCAGTGGGATCAGTGTCTTCCTCACCGGAGCAGCCGACGAAGAAAAGCAGAGCAAATCAAAATGCAGATACATCCTCGTTAATTCCTAATCTTTCATTTTAA